One Eublepharis macularius isolate TG4126 chromosome 6, MPM_Emac_v1.0, whole genome shotgun sequence DNA segment encodes these proteins:
- the A4GNT gene encoding alpha-1,4-N-acetylglucosaminyltransferase encodes MLKEIQMFLCIFFAFALGIFYELSVEPGCLFACKPISKTFLTQKEVMTQGRKIIFLETTDRLQPPPLVLCSVESAARIYLDRPIVFFMKGLDNNTLVDVKSSCPALSAISAMKNVFIFPLKMDILFQDTPLHPWYLKVNTTQEKYWVYISSDASRLAMIWKYGGIYMDTDVISIRPIPVTNFLAAQSSQFSSNGIFGFHQHNWFLWDCMKNFVENYNGDIWGNQGPYLMTRMLEGLCNLTNFHKIEDKRCHNISFLHPQRFYPISYQQWKKYYEVWDSMPDFNDSYALHLWNFMNHERKNMTIGSNTLVENIYKKYCPTTYWSLVQAAEGNKQMSLNKTS; translated from the exons ATGTTGAAGGAGATCCAGATGTTCCTGTGTATCTTTTTTGCATTTGCATTAGGGATATTTTATGAGCTATCTGTTGAACCTGGTTGCTTATTTGCCTGCAAACCAATTTCCAAGACATTCCTGACCCAGAAAGAAGTCATGACCCAGGGGAGGAAAATCATCTTTCTGGAGACAACTGATCGTTTACAGCCTCCTCCACTCGTCTTATGTTCTGTGGAATCCGCTGCCAGAATTTACTTAGATAGGCCCATTGTTTTCTTTATGAAAGGATTGGACAATAACACATTGGTGGATGTCAAATCTTCCTGTCCAGCTCTTTCAGCCATATCTGCTATGAAGAATGTTTTCATTTTCCCACTGAAGATGGATATTTTGTTCCAGGACACACCTCTACACCCATGGTATCTTAAG GTCAATACAACACAGGAGAAGTACTGGGTCTATATTAGCTCTGATGCAAGCAGGCTTGCAATGATCTGGAAATATGGTGGGATTTATATGGACACAGATGTCATTTCTATCAGACCCATCCCAGTCACAAACTTTTTGGCAGCCCAATCTTCTCAGTTCTCTAGCAATGGAATCTTTGGTTTTCACCAGCATAACTGGTTCCTCTGGGACTGCATGAAGAATTTTGTTGAGAATTACAATGGAGATATTTGGGGAAATCAGGGCCCTTATTTAATGACAAGGATGCTGGAGGGGCTATGCAATCTTACAAATTTTCATAAGATAGAGGATAAAAGATGTCACAACATTTCCTTCTTGCACCCCCAACGCTTCTATCCCATCTCTTATCAACAATGGAAAAAGTACTATGAAGTGTGGGACTCAATGCCAGACTTCAATGACTCTTATGCTTTACACTTGTGGaatttcatgaatcatgaacggAAGAATATGACCATTGGAAGTAACACACTAGTGGAAAACATATACAAAAAATATTGCCCAACTACTTACTGGAGCCTTGTTCAAGCCGCAGAAGGAAATAAACAGATGTCTCTAAATAAAACTAGCtga